Below is a window of Halomonas sp. Bachu 37 DNA.
GCTGGCTGGGGTATGGGTGTTTCGGAATATCATGTCAGCGATGGCAACAATAACGAGCTTCACATCTCCTGCCCCGATGATGAATATTCCGGGTATATCAGCGCCACTGCAACTATCAATGGCAAGATGTACAGCTCATCTAACCAAAGCGGAGATGGTTTTGATGTAATTGTTGATGGCGAGGTTTATTCAAATCCTTTCTTTACTGATTGCAGGGTGTGCGGTGATATATTCCATTCTTTCTGGGAACCATTCCGTAATGCCAACAATCTTCTAGTTAGTGTGGAAGGGGAAATGGTACGTCTACCCACGACCAACCTGAGTGACGTGCTCCATCCGCTCGAGAGCGAACTAAACTCCTGCCACGCTTCTTGGTAACCTGGAAAAAATAATGGAAAAATTTAAATTTTATCTCAAGTTCATGGTTGCACTACTGACATGTGGAACTACTGTTCTTGCCAGCGCTCAACAAGTACATCACACTTCTTCAGTGGAAGATGACCCTTCAAGTTCATTCCATTATATAGAAACCAAGTGTGAAATAACTAGATATGACAACTACGATGATATCGCATGTGTCATGGAACGCCTTCATATGAGCCAGACTAGCGGCCAAGGCACGATAATCAATCGGACCAGTAGGCGCGATGAAACTTATGCCAAGATCCGGCAGATGGCAGAAGATGAAGCAGCTCGGGTAGAAAAATATGCCAGTACTGCCCCTCCTGTCGGAAAATATCGCGTCCTGACAAAAGGTAGCACATTTATTATAATAAATTCCGAAGGAGGGAGAGTGGAAGCCACCTATGACGATCTCCCTCTTCATATTCCTTATAGTGAACCTGGGGAAATGTGCTCAGGGTCATTCTGCAAGGACGAAGAAAATAATATTACAGCCTTGAACAGACATGCATTCAGCAATACTGAGCATTACAAAAACCAAGTCGTCCATGAAGCAGCAGTAAAAGATGGTCATTATAATGTTGTTTGCCCTATGTCTAGTGATAGGCCTTGCACGGTCTACCTAGTTAACGGAGAACATACAAAGGTTTATTTAAGTGACCTTCCAAATTACTTGCCTATGGCGTCAGGAAATTATGAATGCGGGAAGAACTCTGTAGGTCCAAACGATACGGTTCCAGGACCTTTTTGTTATCAGGAAGGCTACCTTGACTATAGTGACCGTATTGTCGGACTCAATCCCAACTATGATTTTTAGATTTTTTGCAAATCTCCTCTACGGATGCTGGCGTATCTGATCCACTAGCGAGCAAGTAAAGCTAGATATTCCAGCTAATGCCTTTTTCTCAAGCAATCTCGCCATAACGCCCAGCCCCTCAAAAGGCTGGGCGTTTTGCTGTGGGGCTTATGCCGCGAGGTAACTCAATGACCTTTATTTCTCACGCGATTGAAATTGCGTTAACCCGACTCACTCAGCAGCTGTTAGAGCAGCAGAGGCACCAGGCCACGTCGTTGGTATGTGCCCAAGGTGAGTTTTACCGGGCAGAGCTTCGACTGGAACGTATCGATCCCTCAGAGCTGGCCGACCATTTTCCTGACTAAACCCTTCCCTTTTCACGATCTCATCCACACATGGGCATTTCTTGGCCCGGCGTTACCGATTTGACAGTACAGGAGGTGCCCAATGGCACAGCGCACTAATGTGGTAAATTCTTCTGCCCGCAAAACCTCCCCGTCAGCCATTCAAGCAGAGGCCACCCCGACGAATGCACCGGTCTCTCAGGATGCTCAAACCACCGCCGATAGCACCGCGATCATTCAGGTGATCGAGCGTGCCGCGCTCAATCCGGACGTAGATATCGACAAGATGGAGCGTTTGCTGCAAATGCAGGAACGCGTGCTGGATCGCCAGGCCATGATGGCCTACAGCGCCGCTATGGCGGCCATGCAGACTGAACTGCCCAGCATTGAAGAACATGGTCAAGGCAATAACGGCAAGTACGCCACCCTGGAAGATATCGTCGATACCGTCCGGCCGATCATGCAAAAGCACGGCTTTGCGGTGAGCTTTCGCATTCAGACCCAGGAACGTGGCATCGAGATCACCGGGGTGCTGATGCATAAAGACGGCCACCGGGAAGAGACCGGCATGCTGCTGCCCGCCGACATGAGCGGCAACAAGAACGCCGTGCAGGCATTCGGCTCCTCCACCAGCTATGGCAAGCGTTATGTGCTGTGTGCTCTGCTCAATATCACCACCCGGGGCCAGGACGACAATGGCAATAAAGCCGGGAGCATCAAGAGCGTCACCCCCTTCCAGGCGGGGCAACTCCAGCGCCTGATCAGCCAATGCCCGGCCACGACCCAGGAGTGGTTCAGCGGCAAGTACGGCGCGGCGGTCCAGGTGCCCCAGGCTGACTTTGACAAGCTGCGGGCATCGCTTTCCAAGCGCGCTATTCAATAGCCTGCCTATATCCCGCTTTAAAAGGAGACCCCATGCAACTGCTGACAATGGAGCAAGGTTCCCCCGACTGGCTAGCCGCACGCTTAGGGCGCGTCACCATGTCGGAACTCAAGACCTTGCTGGTCAAGGGCAAGGGCCCCGGGGGATTTGGCACCGGGGCCTTTTCGTACATGTACCAACTGATGGGCGAACGGATTACCGGCGAATTGGCCGAGCCTTTTCAAGGCAACGTCCATACCCGCCGTGGGCATGCACTGGAAGGCGTGGCCCGAGAGCTCTACCAGGACGCCACCGGCGAACCCGAGGCCCGGGAAGTCGGCCTCATTCTCAACCAGGGCGTGGGCTACTCGCCCGATAGTCTGGTGGGCGAGAACGGCCTTTTGGAAATCAAGACCAAATTGCCCAAGTACCAGATCGAGGTACTGCTCAACGGCGAGATCCCGACAGAACACATCGCCCAATGCCAAGGCGGGCTCTGGGTCAGCGAGCGGGAATGGATTGATTTCGTGAGCTACTGGCCGGGTATGCCGCTGTTTAT
It encodes the following:
- a CDS encoding ERF family protein, with translation MAQRTNVVNSSARKTSPSAIQAEATPTNAPVSQDAQTTADSTAIIQVIERAALNPDVDIDKMERLLQMQERVLDRQAMMAYSAAMAAMQTELPSIEEHGQGNNGKYATLEDIVDTVRPIMQKHGFAVSFRIQTQERGIEITGVLMHKDGHREETGMLLPADMSGNKNAVQAFGSSTSYGKRYVLCALLNITTRGQDDNGNKAGSIKSVTPFQAGQLQRLISQCPATTQEWFSGKYGAAVQVPQADFDKLRASLSKRAIQ
- a CDS encoding lambda exonuclease family protein, yielding MQLLTMEQGSPDWLAARLGRVTMSELKTLLVKGKGPGGFGTGAFSYMYQLMGERITGELAEPFQGNVHTRRGHALEGVARELYQDATGEPEAREVGLILNQGVGYSPDSLVGENGLLEIKTKLPKYQIEVLLNGEIPTEHIAQCQGGLWVSEREWIDFVSYWPGMPLFIKRAYRDDILIRRIAERVDAFHEEMDRRLAQVMAA